The following proteins are co-located in the Apium graveolens cultivar Ventura chromosome 5, ASM990537v1, whole genome shotgun sequence genome:
- the LOC141659942 gene encoding uncharacterized protein LOC141659942, translated as MRKAKEKILGNHEQEFKKLYSYGNELMKTMPDTTVKLMTEPAEAGVEGRRFKRFYVCLGPLKAGFLSGCRPLIGLDRCHLKGPFKGILLSDVATDPNDGMYPVAWAQVEAENGQSWDWFLSLLKEDLRIENDGGYTFISDRQKGLVNALEKYFPAAEKRFCVMHLYNNLSNVYNGVGIRGALWAAAKSTSEYFFNKHMENLKKLHLKAYTWLAQKPSSQWSRCAFRDICKCDTFVNNNCEIFNNAINPFREMGILTMFKSIHLSCMQRIQRRKTKFERRNTIFCTQALKKIDKAMKVATRATPVWNGGDKYHVTMSAGGHEMVVDLKKHELDPERELEEG; from the exons ATGAGGAAAGCAAAAGAGAAAATTCTGGGTAATCATGAGCAAGAATTTAAAAAGTTGTACAGTTATGGAAATGAACTTATGAAGACCATGCCAGATACAACTGTCAAACTCATGACAGAGCCTGCTGAAGCTGGAGTAGAAGGTAGAAGATTTAAAAGGTTTTATGTATGTCTTGGCCCTCTAAAAGCTGGATTCTTGTCAGGTTGTAGACCCTTAATTGGGTTAGATAGGTGTCACTTAAAAGGACCCTTCAAGGGGATTCTGTTGAGTGATGTGGCCACAGATCCCAATGATGGGATGTATCCTGTGGCATGGGCCCAGGTAGAAGCAGAAAATGGACAAAGCTGGGATTGGTTTTTAAGCTTGCTTAAAGAAGACCTTAGGATTGAAAATGATGGGGGCTATACATTCATCTCAGATAGGCAGAAG GGTTTAGTAAATGCATTGGAAAAGTACTTCCCAGCAGCAGAGAAAAGGTTTTGTGTGATGCACTTATACAATAACCTCTCTAATGTGTACAATGGGGTTGGGATTAGAGGAGCACTTTGGGCAGCTGCCAAGTCAACCAGTGAATACTTTTTTAATAAGCACATGGAAAATCTGAAAAAG TTGCACTTAAAAGCATACACATGGTTAGCTCAGAAACCTAGCTCCCAATGGAGTAGATGTGCTTTTAGAGATATTTGTAAGTGTGATACTTTTGTCAATAACAATTGCGAGATCTTCAACAATGCAATCAATCCATTTAGGGAAATGGGTATTCTAACAATGTTCAAGTCTATTCACCTGTCTTGTATGCAAAGGATTCAAAGAAGAAAGACCAAGTTTGAGAGGAGGAACACCATTTTTTGTACACAGGCTTTAAAAAAAATAGACAA AGCTATGAAAGTTGCAACTAGAGCAACACCAGTGTGGAATGGGGGAGATAAATATCATGTGACCATGAGTGCAGGAGGACATGAAATGGTAGTAGACCTGAAGAAGCAT GAATTGGACCCTGAGAGGGAGCTTGAAGAAGGCTAG
- the LOC141723757 gene encoding angelicin synthase-like, with amino-acid sequence MAMVLELYPCFVAFFVLFFVTFFVYGGLIFKKEVQPPSPPKFPIIGNLRQLAQNKHITLRSWAHKYGPMMLIHMGSKPTLVVSSVAGAREILKTQDLVFSNKFKTSIARKIFYNGKDVALASYSEYWRQVKSLCVLQLLNNKRIQSFRNVRDEEVALLIQDIKYSSSKVVNLKKLFATLTFNIVCRVTVGKKYQGGKEAAFKKLLGQLSGLLSYSGVGIYVPWLHWVENFSGFSRRVEKVAKELDDFLEGVVEDHIIAMENEGAVNQDFVSILLENWKQNKDNGFSIDREGIKAVTLDMFIAGTNTTASTLEWTMAMLMKNPDIMSKLQNEVRTIGKGKTKISEDDQEKMQYLKAVFKESMRINTPTPLLYREARDDVKVMGYDIKSRTRVFINVWAIARDPALWDNPEEFRPERFVDNPINYNGLHFEYLPFGAGRRICPGMRFGMAVDELALANLVNMFDFAMPDGKTTEDLDLDGATGISVGKKSPLMVVANPHFY; translated from the exons ATGGCTATGGTTTTAGAGCTATACCCCTGTTTTGTAGCATTCTTTGTCTTGTTTTTTGTCACATTTTTTGTCTACGGAGGGCTAATTTTCAAGAAAGAGGTGCAGCCACCTTCTCCCCCAAAGTTTCCAATAATTGGAAACCTTCGTCAACTTGCCCAAAACAAACACATTACACTTAGATCATGGGCTCACAAATACGGGCCAATGATGCTAATTCACATGGGAAGTAAACCTACTCTGGTTGTCTCATCAGTTGCTGGAGCTAGAGAGATTTTGAAAACCCAGGATCTGGTTTTTTCGAATAAATTTAAAACAAGCATTGCCAGAAAAATCTTCTACAATGGCAAGGACGTGGCGTTAGCTTCTTACAGTGAGTATTGGAGACAGGTCAAAAGTTTGTGTGTTCTTCAGCTGTTAAATAATAAGAGGATTCAGTCATTTCGGAACGTTAGAGATGAGGAAGTAGCGCTCTTGATCCAAGATATCAAATATTCATCTTCCAAAGTAGTCAATTTGAAAAAATTATTCGCAACTCTTACTTTTAATATAGTGTGTCGCGTTACAGTAGGGAAAAAATACCAAGGGGGTAAAGAGGCTGCGTTCAAGAAATTGCTTGGGCAATTGTCTGGGCTGTTGAGTTATTCTGGTGTTGGTATTTATGTACCATGGTTGCATTGGGTTGAGAATTTCAGTGGTTTTAGCAGAAGAGTGGAAAAAGTAGCTAAAGAACTTGATGATTTTCTAGAAGGTGTTGTGGAAGATCACATTATTGCAATGGAAAATGAAGGTGCGGTAAACCAAGATTTCGTGTCCATCTTGCTTGAGAACTGGAAACAGAACAAAGATAATGGCTTTTCAATTGATAGAGAGGGCATCAAAGCAGTTACCTTG GATATGTTTATTGCTGGGACTAATACGACAGCATCAACTTTAGAGTGGACAATGGCCATGCTAATGAAAAATCCAGACATCATGAGCAAATTGCAGAATGAGGTGAGGACAATAGGCAAAGGCAAGACAAAAATCTCTGAGGATGATCAAGAAAAAATGCAATATTTGAAAGCAGTGTTTAAAGAAAGTATGAGAATCAACACTCCAACTCCACTGCTTTATAGAGAAGCCAGGGATGATGTGAAGGTGATGGGATATGATATAAAATCCAGGACTCGAGTATTTATAAATGTGTGGGCAATTGCTAGAGACCCTGCTCTGTGGGATAATCCAGAGGAGTTCCGGCCAGAGAGATTCGTAGATAATCCGATCAATTATAATGGCCTTCACTTTGAGTATCTTCCGTTTGGAGCTGGCAGGAGGATTTGCCCTGGTATGCGGTTTGGCATGGCAGTTGACGAGCTGGCATTAGCAAATCTGGTGAACATGTTTGATTTTGCAATGCCTGATGGAAAAACAACGGAGGATCTAGACTTGGATGGCGCAACTGGAATCTCTGTTGGTAAAAAATCTCCTCTGATGGTGGTTGCTAATCCACATTTCTATTAA
- the LOC141659943 gene encoding F-box protein At4g22390-like, which yields MSSSQCNNNNNNKFTDDLLSKILIRLPVKSLLICRAVSKPWCSLISSPTFIKSHFCHAITTPGADDTLIVQDFDGFFQRNHIISFLNLRAPQPQTTLAHPFSKQGQSRIKLVGCCRGIACVSVANYDPNELSLKSYDERRPVMYLWNPATRRIKCVPMHNVHFDDMSEVVQGFGYDCVNDDFKIVRVVTYPYRVEFKEDVDEVEEVDDEVRVDVEVYSVKLDAWRKLGEDCMPEEIVECQTANYDICVDGVLCCIAEGFRGVMAFDLNNEVFNCDVEFPVDSMISRIISIGDSAVGFITLEELGGQIKFWKLDDVECLRGGGAEASWSLMVSIDVDFGCMPLGYYGCGDFVLLIDGPVWVLYNADKKEATNLPIRKFWRQNFRYTESLVTIPGSKEVRLNGIDAEGQGENKDESESEDECESESEDECESESEDGDGDQVKDEVQVEHEDEQ from the coding sequence ATGAGCTCATCACAATgtaataacaacaacaacaacaagttCACTGATGATCTCTTAAGCAAGATTCTAATACGCTTACCAGTCAAATCACTTCTCATTTGCAGGGCTGTTTCGAAACCCTGGTGCTCTCTCATTTCTAGTCCAACATTCATTAAATCTCACTTTTGTCATGCCATTACAACACCTGGAGCTGATGACACTCTCATTGTCCAGGACTTCGATGGATTCTTCCAACGTAACCACATTATCTCATTTCTTAATCTCCGTGCTCCACAGCCTCAGACTACTCTTGCCCATCCATTCTCCAAACAAGGTCAGTCTCGTATTAAGCTTGTTGGTTGTTGTAGAGGCATTGCTTGTGTTTCGGTAGCTAATTATGACCCGAATGAGCTTAGCTTAAAAAGTTATGATGAGCGTCGTCCTGTTATGTATCTTTGGAACCCTGCTACTAGAAGGATTAAATGTGTGCCTATGCATAATGTACATTTTGATGATATGAGTGAGGTTGTTCAGGGGTTTGGGTATGATTGCgtaaatgatgattttaagatTGTTAGGGTTGTGACGTATCCGTATAGAGTTGAGTTTAAGGAGGATGTTGATGAGGTTGAGGAGGTTGATGATGAGGTTAGGGTGGATGTTGAGGTGTATTCGGTTAAATTGGATGCTTGGCGGAAGCTTGGGGAGGATTGTATGCCGGAGGAGATTGTGGAGTGTCAGACTGCTAATTATGATATTTGTGTTGATGGTGTTTTGTGTTGTATTGCTGAGGGATTTCGTGGTGTTATGGCGTTTGATTTGAATAATGAGGTGTTTAATTGTGATGTTGAGTTCCCTGTTGACTCTATGATTTCGAGGATTATTAGTATAGGTGATTCGGCTGTTGGTTTCATTACCCTTGAGGAATTAGGTGGTCAGATTAAGTTTTGGAAATTGGATGATGTGGAATGTCTTCGTGGTGGTGGAGCTGAAGCATCTTGGTCTCTGATGGTAAGTATTGATGTGGATTTTGGGTGTATGCCTCTTGGCTACTATGGTTGTGGTGATTTTGTACTGCTAATTGATGGTCCTGTTTGGGTCTTGTATAATGCTGACAAAAAAGAGGCAACAAATCTCCCAATTAGGAAGTTTTGGCGTCAAAACTTTAGGTATACGGAGAGCCTAGTTACAATTCCAGGATCCAAAGAAGTGAGGTTGAATGGTATTGACGCTGAAGGTCAAGGTGAAAATAAAGATGAAAGTGAAAGTGAAGATGAATGTGAGAGTGAAAGTGAAGATGAATGTGAGAGTGAAAGCGAAGATGGAGATGGAGATCAAGTGAAAGATGAAGTTCAAGTGGAACACGAAGATGAACAGTAG
- the LOC141661484 gene encoding cytochrome P450 736A117-like, whose amino-acid sequence MMRFLQLLQQEDARMLLQDLMFALLPLILCIFLIKWLFFNGPVRNKNLPPSPSRLPVIGNFHQLGQLPHRNLRDLAQKYGPIMHLYFGSVPTVVLSSADAAREVMKIQDLSFCDRPDSNLVRKLLYDMKDISASCYGEYWRQLKSIFILQIASNKRVQSFRNLREEETLAMVNKIKDLSASSLPVDLTELLMTLTNDISCRSAFGRKYSEEGNGREFKILLREFLELLGAHSFRDFIPWLGWVDRISGLDTRLDRVSKQIDEFLQGVVQEHIGDQEIQLDENNNHIKHKEDFVDILLRVQKETTHGISINNDSVKAILLDIYAAGTDTIATSLEWVMAELLRHPNVMETVQKEVREIVGCKQNITDTDLEKMQYLKAVIKETLRLHPPIPLLIPRSAREDVKVNGYDIPTGTMVFINAWAIGRNPATWNEPEEFRPERFLNSSIDFKGHDFQLIPFGAGRRGCPGIAFAMATNEFVLANLLHKFDWKLPNGTTEENLDMSETAGSTTHRKLPLLAVATSC is encoded by the exons ATGATGAGGTTTTTGCAGTTACTGCAGCAAGAAGATGCAAGAATGTTGTTGCAAGACCTCATGTTTGCTCTTTTGCCCTTAATACTCTGCATCTTTCTTATCAAATGGCTATTCTTCAATGGTCCAGTAAGGAATAAAAACCTGCCACCTTCACCTTCAAGACTCCCTGTAATTGGAAACTTCCATCAATTAGGACAGCTTCCTCATCGGAATCTTCGAGATTTGGCACAAAAATATGGTCCTATCATGCATCTTTACTTTGGCAGTGTGCCTACTGTTGTGCTCTCCTCTGCTGATGCAGCCCGTGAAGTCATGAAAATTCAGGACTTGAGCTTCTGTGACAGGCCTGATTCGAATCTTGTCAGGAAATTGCTCTATGACATGAAGGATATATCTGCATCGTGTTATGGAGAGTACTGGAGGCagctcaaaagtatttttattctCCAGATAGCAAGCAATAAAAGGGTGCAGTCTTTTCGTAACCTTAGAGAAGAAGAAACATTGGCTATGGTGAACAAGATTAAAGACTTGTCTGCTTCCTCATTACCGGTGGATCTAACTGAGTTGTTAATGACACTAACCAATGATATATCCTGTAGGTCTGCGTTTGGAAGGAAGTATAGTGAGGAGGGGAACGGCAGggaatttaaaattttattgaGGGAGTTTTTGGAGTTACTAGGTGCTCACAGTTTTAGGGATTTTATTCCATGGCTTGGATGGGTTGATCGAATCAGTGGTTTGGATACTAGACTCGACAGGGTTTCTAAGCAAATTGATGAGTTCCTCCAAGGCGTTGTTCAAGAACACATCGGTGATCAAGAAATACAACTTGATGAAAACAACAATCACATCAAACACAAAGAAGACTTTGTCGATATCTTGCTCAGGGTTCAAAAGGAAACTACACATGGAATATCAATCAACAATGACAGTGTCAAGGCTATCCTCTTG GATATCTATGCTGCTGGAACTGATACAATAGCTACATCCCTAGAATGGGTAATGGCAGAACTCTTGAGACATCCGAATGTTATGGAAACTGTGCAGAAAGAGGTCAGAGAAATTGTTGGTTGCAAACAAAATATAACAGACACGGATTTGGAGAAGATGCAGTATCTGAAAGCAGTGATAAAAGAAACTCTTCGTCTGCATCCACCAATACCCTTGTTGATTCCAAGATCAGCGCGCGAAGATGTGAAAGTAAACGGCTATGACATTCCTACTGGAACAATGGTTTTCATTAATGCCTGGGCTATAGGAAGAAACCCTGCAACATGGAATGAACCCGAGGAATTTCGGCCAGAGAGGTTCTTAAATTCctctattgattttaaaggacatGATTTCCAACTGATTCCCTTTGGAGCTGGAAGAAGAGGCTGCCCTGGAATCGCTTTCGCCATGGCCACCAATGAATTTGTGTTGGCTAATCTTCTGCATAAGTTTGACTGGAAACTGCCAAATGGAACAACAGAGGAGAATTTGGACATGAGTGAAACTGCTGGTTCTACAACTCACAGAAAACTTCCTCTTCTTGCTGTTGCAACGTCATGTTGA
- the LOC141661459 gene encoding angelicin synthase-like: MLEQYSLDLSFFALISVTIFLYKWLTRKTALKNFPPSPPKFPIIGNLHQIGPDLHISLRALAQNYGPLMLLKFGSVPVLVVSSASAAREIIKTHDLVFSDRPITQITNRIFYKSRDVAFSRYSEYWRQVKSTLVTQLLSRKKVHSFSNVIEEEIALLIQNIKYSDSKIVNLSDLFIELTSNVVCRAALGKKYASDKGNSCSNFLWEITELLGYFSSMGDYIPLMYLVDWLKGFKRKVERVANEADAFLEHVIKDHQNSIASDNSYTDKDFVSFLLKIQTENTDNGFSIDKDCTKALIMDILFAGIETPATTLEWTMAALIKNPDIMFKLKNEVREVGQGKSKIDEGDLDKMNYLKAVLKESMRLYMPAPLLLPKESRQDVNVMGYDIEARTQILINAWAIARDPSLWDNPEEFWPERFLNNPIDYKGLHYEYLPFGGGRRICPGIHFATAIIEHAIANIVHNFDFELPDGERLEDLDMTGVMGINVRKKSPLLVIATPHV; this comes from the exons ATGCTGGAGCAATATTCCCTAGACCTATCTTTCTTTGCATTGATTTCTGTCACAATTTTTCTCTATAAATGGTTAACTAGAAAAACAGCCTTAAAAAATTTTCCACCTTCTCCACCAAAATTTCCTATAATAGGTAACCTTCATCAAATTGGTCCAGACCTGCACATTTCACTTCGGGCCTTGGCTCAAAACTACGGTCCATTAATGCTACTTAAATTTGGAAGTGTGCCTGTCCTAGTTGTTTCCTCCGCTTCTGCAGCTCGGGAAATTATAAAAACCCATGATCTGGTTTTCTCGGACAGGCCTATTACACAAATCACCAATAGGATATTCTATAAAAGTAGGGATGTTGCGTTTTCTCGTTATAGTGAGTATTGGAGACAGGTAAAGAGTACTCTTGTTACTCAGCTCCTGAGTAGGAAAAAGGTCCATTCATTTAGCAATGTCATAGAAGAAGAAATTGCCCTTTTGATTCAAAATATCAAATATTCTGACTCAAAAATAGTAAATTTAAGCGATTTGTTTATTGAACTAACCAGTAATGTAGTCTGCAGGGCAGCACTAGGAAAGAAATATGCAAGTGATAAAGGGAATTCTTGTAGTAACTTCCTCTGGGAAATTACTGAGCTTTTAGGTTATTTTAGCAGCATGGGGGATTACATTCCATTGATGTATTTGGTTGATTGGCTTAAAGGTTTTAAAAGGAAGGTGGAGAGAGTAGCAAACGAGGCTGATGCTTTTCTGGAACATGTAATTAAAGATCATCAAAATTCTATTGCATCAGATAATAGTTATACAGACAAAGACTTTGTATCCTTTTTGCTTAAGATTCAGACAGAGAACACCGATAATGGCTTTTCTATCGATAAAGACTGCACTAAAGCTCTTATCATG GATATTCTTTTTGCTGGAATTGAAACACCAGCAACAACTTTAGAGTGGACAATGGCAGCCCTGATAAAAAATCCGGACATTATGTTTAAATTGAAGAATGAGGTGAGAGAAGTAGGCCAAGGCAAATCAAAAATAGATGAGGgtgatttagacaagatgaactATCTGAAAGCAGTATTGAAAGAGAGCATGCGATTGTATATGCCAGCTCCACTGCTACTTCCTAAAGAGTCAAGGCAGGACGTAAACGTAATGGGGTATGACATCGAAGCTAGGACACAAATACTCATAAATGCCTGGGCAATTGCAAGAGATCCATCTCTATGGGACAATCCAGAAGAGTTTTGGCCTGAGAGGTTCTTAAATAATCCTATCGATTACAAAGGCCTTCACTATGAATATCTTCCCTTTGGAGGCGGGAGGCGGATTTGTCCAGGGATTCATTTTGCAACTGCCATTATAGAGCATGCAATAGCGAATATAGTTCacaattttgattttgaattGCCTGATGGAGAAAGATTGGAGGACTTGGACATGACTGGTGTCATGGGCATCAATGTTCGAAAAAAATCTCCCCTCTTGGTAATTGCAACACCACATGTTTAA
- the LOC141661386 gene encoding cytochrome P450 736A117-like, with product MAFIQGDISLLFQDLAVAVPPFIILLFFMKWLFFNGPLSKKNLPPSPSRLPVLGNFHQLGLLPHRSLGSLAQKHGPMMLLHLGSVPTLVLSSADAAREVMKIQDLLFCDRPDSTISRRLLYDGKDISVAPYGEYWRQLKSISVLQLLSNKRVQSFRELREEETALMVNKIRDLSSSSVPVDLSELFVTLTNDVSCRSAFGKKYSEEGSGREFKKLIKEFLELLGSYSFADFVPWLGWIDQISGLDAKVDRVSKKLDEFLQGVVQEHMDKEKINLGAKDIHLEHKEDFVDILLRIQKETTHGISIQDDSVKAILADIYAAGTDTTATVLEWAMSELLRHPYVMNAVQSEIREILGCKPDITDDDLEKMQYLRAVIKETLRVHPPIPLLVPRSAREDVKVNGYDIAAGTMVITNAWAIGRDPATWNAPEEFQPERFLNSSIDFKGQDFELIPFGAGRRGCPGIAFAMATNEFVLANLLHKFDWKLPNGTSAENLDMSERPSLTIQKKVPLLAVAASVFTRNQESLWLQHSQGSLML from the exons atgGCTTTCATACAAGGAGACATAAGTTTGTTGTTCCAAGACCTTGCGGTTGCTGTTCCACCTTTCATCATCTTGCTCTTCTTCATGAAATGGTTATTTTTCAATGGCCCATTGAGCAAAAAAAACTTGCCACCTTCACCATCAAGACTCCCTGTACTAGGAAACTTCCATCAGCTAGGACTGCTTCCTCATCGCAGTCTCGGATCTTTGGCTCAGAAACATGGTCCTATGATGCTGCTTCACCTTGGCAGTGTGCCTACTCTTGTACTCTCCTCCGCGGACGCAGCCCGCGAAGTCATGAAAATTCAGGACTTATTGTTTTGTGACAGGCCTGATTCAACTATTTCCAGGCGTCTGCTCTATGACGGGAAGGATATATCTGTGGCACCTTATGGAGAGTACTGGAGGCAGCTAAAAAGCATCAGTGTTCTGCAGCTTTTAAGCAACAAAAGGGTCCAGTCTTTTCGTGAACTAAGAGAAGAAGAAACGGCCCTTATGGTGAACAAGATTAGAGACTTGTCCTCTTCTTCGGTACCTGTGGATTTAAGCGAGCTGTTTGTGACACTAACCAATGATGTGTCTTGTAGGTCTGCGTTTGGGAAGAAGTACAGCGAAGAGGGAAGTGGGAGGGAATTTAAGAAGCTTATAAAGGAGTTTCTTGAGTTACTGGGTAGTTATAGTTTTGCGGATTTTGTTCCATGGCTAGGATGGATTGATCAAATCAGCGGTTTGGATGCTAAAGTGGACAGAGTCTCTAAGAAACTAGATGAGTTCCTCCAAGGAGTTGTTCAAGAACACATGGACAAAGAAAAAATAAATCTTGGAGCAAAAGATATTCATTTAGAACATAAGGAAGACTTTGTTGATATCTTGCTCAGAATACAGAAGGAAACTACTCATGGGATATCAATCCAAGATGATAGTGTCAAGGCTATCCTCGCG GATATATATGCCGCTGGAACTGATACCACGGCTACAGTCCTAGAATGGGCAATGTCAGAACTCTTGAGACACCCATATGTTATGAATGCTGTGCAATCAGAGATAAGAGAAATTCTTGGTTGTAAACCTGACATAACAGACGACGATTTGGAGAAAATGCAGTATCTGAGAGCTGTGATCAAAGAAACTCTTCGTGTGCATCCACCAATACCGTTGTTGGTTCCAAGATCAGCACGCGAAGATGTGAAAGTAAACGGCTATGACATTGCTGCTGGAACAATGGTTATAACTAATGCATGGGCTATAGGAAGAGACCCTGCAACATGGAACGCACCAGAGGAGTTTCAGCCAGAGAGATTCTTGAATTCCTCTATCGATTTTAAAGGACAAGATTTTGAATTAATTCCCTTTGGAGCTGGCAGAAGAGGCTGCCCGGGAATTGCTTTCGCGATGGCCACCAATGAATTTGTGCTGGCAAATCTTCTGCATAAGTTTGATTGGAAGCTTCCGAATGGAACAAGTGCGGAGAATTTGGACATGAGTGAAAGGCCTAGTTTAACAATTCAAAAAAAAGTTCCTCTCCTTGCTGTTGCAGCTAGTGTATTTACAAGAAACCAAGAATCTCTTTGGCTCCAGCACTCTCAAGGTAGCTTGATGTTGTGA
- the LOC141659941 gene encoding cell division control protein 48 homolog C-like — protein sequence MRRSGRSRNSSSRNTKRTRSRLSVEIEELYKKKNMLDVDEIVDHLRSNFHDYKRQKLQPFTQCVGQILSHIVSKSESVDSGCDDDDLDNGDDAFELCQDKKRLKRGDQRNYSSAVTDSDGDEEQEDNVASVQLLDVMKNSEEEDMKIIHGPRLSDFGGMDEVVKDLKRKVVLPMIRPELDEWLGEWPISGILLHGPPGCGKTTLAHAIANEAGVPFYCTGAKELDSGVLGEGSIRELFSKAYRTAPSIVFIDEIDTIASKRDNLNRETDRRTVTQLLLCMEKQSHRVVPQHEDVGSKDYACRRGHVLVIGATNRPDALDPALRRSGRFDLEIVLGVPDESARVKILSKLTNKLRVKCDYDLVKLARCTPGFVGADLVGLVKEALNLAKKRIICQKESELSIEPLNEEYTAVWLKNPWSPAEMEKLYITMGDFEEAAKMVQASTKRKGFSKIPSVKWEDVGGLESLRKNFERSIIRPIKNPEYYQKLGRRSGKGFLLHGPPGCGKTLIAKAVAGEAGANFIYIKGAELLSKYVGESELAVRELFSRARICSPCIIFFDEVDALTTKRGTEGGEGGGVMARIVNQLLLELDGAEERPGVYVIGATNRRDVIDPAFLRSGRLDTQIFVPPPSADERGLILKALAKNRPIDATVDLVALGKHDSCNKLTGADLAALMEEAEDLALDDKDWDSRISDGTPLIIEAKHLERALKYIRKTRFTDVGHKAARNAFSPA from the exons ATGAGGAGGTCTGGACGAAGCAGAAACAGTAGCAGCAGAAATACGAAACGTACTCGAAGTCGCCTGAGCGTCGAGATTGAAGAGTTATACAAGAAAAAGAATATGCTTGATGTGGATGAGATTGTGGATCATCTCAGATCAAATTTTCATGACTATAAACGCCAGAAACTTCAACCCTTCACTCAATGTGTTGGCCAAATTTTATCTCATATTGTTTCTAAATCCGAGTCTGTGGATTCAGGTTGTGATGATGATGATCTTGATAATGGTGATGATGCATTTGAGCTGTGTCAGGATAAGAAGAGGTTGAAGAGGGGTGATCAGAGGAATTATTCGTCTGCTGTTACTGATTCGGATGGAGACGAAGAACAAGAAGATAATGTAGCATCCGTGCAGCTGCTAGACGTAATGAAAAATAGCGAGGAGGAGGATATGAAAATAATTCATGGACCGAGGTTGAGTGATTTTGGTGGAATGGATGAAGTGGTGAAGGACTTGAAGAGGAAGGTGGTTCTTCCGATGATACGTCCAGAATTGGATGAATGGCTTGGAGAGTGGCCAATATCTGGAATTTTATTACATGGTCCACCAGGGTGTGGGAAGACTACGCTTGCTCATGCTATTGCAAATGAGGCAGGGGTTCCGTTTTATTGTACTGGCGCCAAGGAATTGGACTCTGGTGTATTAG GTGAAGGGAGTATCCGGGAGTTGTTCTCGAAAGCTTACAGGACTGCACCATCCATTGTTTTTATTGATGAAATTGATACCATTGCCTCTAAAAGGGATAATCTAAATAGGGAAACAGATCGCCGTACTGTGACACAACTGCTGTTATGTATGGAAAAACAATCACATAGAGTGGTACCACAACATGAGGATGTCGGTTCAAAAGATTATGCTTGCAGACGTGGCCACGTTTTGGTGATTGGTGCCACAAATAGGCCTGATGCTCTTGATCCTGCATTAAGGAGGTCAGGACGCTTTGATCTTGAGATTGTACTAGGTGTACCAGATGAAAGTGCAAGGGTGAAGATCCTTTCAAAGCTCACGAATAAGCTTAGAGTTAAATGTGATTATGATCTCGTAAAACTAGCTAGGTGCACTCCAGGGTTTGTCGGAGCTGATCTGGTTGGACTGGTTAAAGAAGCTCTCAATCTTGCCAAGAAGAGAATTATATGTCAAAAAGAGTCGGAATTGTCAATAGAACCTTTAAATGAAGAATATACTGCAGTATGGTTGAAAAACCCATGGTCCCCTGCAGAGATGGAGAAGCTTTACATCACTATGGGTGATTTTGAG GAAGCGGCTAAGATGGTTCAAGCTTCTACCAAAAGAAAGGGATTCAGTAAAATTCCCAGTGTGAAATGGGAAgatgttggagggcttgaatcgTTGCGGAAGAATTTTGAACGATCTATAATTAGGCCAATAAAAAATCCAGAATATTACCAG AAACTTGGAAGGCGCTCTGGAAAAGGATTTTTGTTACACGGGCCTCCGGGTTGTGGTAAAACTCTAATAGCTAAGGCTGTTGCTGGTGAAGCAGGAGCAAATTTTATATACATAAAG GGAGCTGAACTCTTGAGTAAATATGTTGGTGAAAGTGAGTTGGCTGTCCGAGAATTATTCTCTCGTGCAAGGATATGTTCTCCCTGCATAATTTTCTTTGATGAG GTGGACGCTTTGACAACAAAGCGAGGAACAGAAGGGGGAGAAGGTGGAGGGGTCATGGCACGCATTGTGAATCAG TTACTGCTAGAGCTGGATGGTGCAGAAGAGCGACCTGGTGTGTACGTTATTGGCGCCACAAACAG GCGTGATGTGATAGATCCTGCTTTTTTGCGGTCAGGAAGATTGGATACACAAATTTTTGTCCCTCCACCAAGTGCAGATGAGAGAGGGTTAATATTAAAAGCTCTAGCTAAGAACAGACCAATTGATGCCACAGTAGACTTGGTTGCTTTGGGGAAGCATGATTCTTGCAATAAGTTGACTGGAGCTGACCTCGCTGCACTG ATGGAGGAAGCTGAAGACCTTGCACTTGATGACAAAGATTGGGATTCAAGAATTTCAGATGGCACGCCTTTGATTATAGAAGCAAAACATCTGGAGCGGGCACTAAAATATATCCG GAAAACTAGATTTACAGATGTTGGACACAAGGCCGCTCGGAACGCCTTCAGCCCGGCCTAA